One Gemmatimonadaceae bacterium genomic window carries:
- a CDS encoding bifunctional aldolase/short-chain dehydrogenase, which produces MRSLWSDNDAGKFNGDPLALRVYTSRLLGSEPALVLHGGGNTSVKVTTRDIFGDEEDILYVKGSGWDLATIEEAGFAPVRLSHLKRLAGLEFLSDPEMVNEFQTQTTRPGAPTPSVEAILHAVLPYKFVDHTHADAVVTLTNSANGRSRIDEVYGNVAVIIPYVMPGFPLAQLCGERFAREAGPATIGMVLMNHGIFSFGESAYESYERMISLVDRAEQYLKRNKAWGVEWDPPRQPAAKGCSELPRLRREISDAAGFPLIVWRQSDDRSLSFAQCKDLEAIATHGPATPDHVLRTKRLPMIGRDVAKYVDEYRDYFVRNGGGATGKVMVDPAPRVILDPTLGMCTVGRSAADAGVVADIYSHTIDIITRASALGGYTALPEREIFDVEYWDLEQAKLAKSGERKVFSGEIALITGAASGIGRACVDSFLRRDASVVGVDINPKISTLYQRPDFSGIQCDITAELEVAAALERTVNCYGGLDMLVLNAGIFPASRPIAELPSEEWSKVMRLNLDANLTLMRLAFPLLKLAPRGGRVVIIGSRNVAAPGPGAAAYSASKAGLNQLARVAALEWGGDGIRVNSLHPHGVFDTGIWTDEVLRSRALLYGLTVEEYRKNNVLKTEITSRDVAELAAELCGPVFAKTTGAHIPVDGGNDRVI; this is translated from the coding sequence ATGAGAAGTCTCTGGAGTGACAACGACGCCGGGAAATTCAACGGCGACCCCCTGGCTCTACGTGTCTACACATCGCGGCTGCTGGGCAGTGAGCCGGCACTCGTCCTTCACGGCGGTGGCAACACTTCGGTCAAGGTCACCACTCGTGACATCTTTGGAGACGAGGAAGATATCCTTTATGTGAAGGGCAGCGGATGGGATTTGGCGACTATCGAGGAAGCCGGATTCGCTCCGGTCAGGTTGTCGCACCTGAAGCGCTTGGCTGGTCTGGAATTCCTGTCCGACCCGGAGATGGTGAATGAGTTTCAAACCCAGACCACCCGGCCGGGCGCTCCGACTCCCTCGGTGGAGGCGATCCTTCACGCAGTCTTACCGTACAAGTTTGTCGATCACACTCACGCCGACGCGGTTGTCACACTTACCAATTCCGCGAACGGCCGATCACGCATTGACGAGGTTTACGGCAATGTCGCGGTGATCATTCCCTACGTCATGCCTGGGTTTCCGCTGGCCCAGCTGTGCGGGGAGCGGTTCGCACGTGAGGCAGGCCCGGCCACGATCGGCATGGTGCTGATGAACCACGGCATTTTTTCGTTCGGCGAATCGGCCTACGAGTCCTATGAGCGAATGATCAGTCTCGTCGATCGTGCCGAACAGTACTTGAAACGAAACAAAGCTTGGGGGGTCGAGTGGGATCCGCCGCGTCAACCGGCCGCGAAGGGGTGCTCCGAACTGCCCAGGCTGCGGAGGGAGATCTCCGATGCTGCTGGGTTCCCCCTAATTGTCTGGAGGCAGTCTGACGACCGTTCTCTCAGCTTCGCGCAGTGCAAGGATCTGGAGGCCATAGCGACGCACGGCCCTGCAACGCCGGACCATGTTCTCCGGACCAAGCGCCTGCCGATGATCGGCCGCGACGTGGCTAAATACGTTGACGAATACCGGGATTATTTCGTGCGGAACGGCGGCGGTGCGACGGGCAAGGTCATGGTGGACCCCGCCCCAAGAGTGATTCTCGATCCCACGCTGGGCATGTGCACGGTTGGGCGGTCTGCGGCGGACGCGGGGGTCGTCGCTGATATCTACTCGCACACGATCGACATAATCACGCGCGCATCCGCCCTCGGAGGTTACACCGCGCTTCCAGAGCGCGAGATATTCGACGTCGAATACTGGGATCTGGAACAGGCCAAGCTCGCGAAGTCCGGAGAAAGGAAAGTGTTCTCCGGTGAGATCGCCCTAATAACCGGCGCGGCCTCCGGAATCGGTCGCGCGTGCGTGGACTCTTTCCTGCGACGTGACGCTTCGGTAGTCGGCGTAGACATCAACCCGAAGATCTCAACGCTGTACCAGCGTCCGGATTTCAGCGGAATCCAGTGTGACATAACAGCCGAATTAGAGGTAGCGGCCGCTCTCGAACGCACTGTGAATTGCTATGGCGGGCTGGACATGCTTGTTCTCAACGCGGGGATCTTTCCCGCTAGCCGTCCGATCGCCGAACTGCCGAGTGAAGAGTGGAGCAAGGTGATGCGCCTCAACCTCGACGCCAATCTCACGCTGATGCGCCTTGCGTTTCCGTTACTGAAGCTTGCCCCACGCGGCGGCCGTGTAGTCATCATCGGTTCAAGAAACGTCGCCGCCCCGGGACCTGGAGCTGCAGCATACTCCGCTTCGAAAGCAGGCCTCAACCAGTTGGCCCGAGTGGCCGCTCTCGAATGGGGTGGGGATGGAATCCGCGTAAATTCGCTTCACCCTCACGGCGTATTCGACACGGGCATCTGGACGGATGAAGTACTAAGGTCACGCGCGCTGCTATATGGGCTAACGGTCGAAGAATACAGGAAAAACAACGTACTCAAGACTGAAATTACGAGCCGCGATGTGGCGGAGTTGGCTGCTGAGTTGTGCGGACCCGTCTTCGCCAAGACTACGGGTGCACACATTCCCGTCGACGGCGGGAACGACCGGGTGATTTAA
- a CDS encoding S-methyl-5'-thioadenosine phosphorylase, with product MGLRPSTPQLTGVIGGSGVYDIDGLTGKLWVKIASPFGEPSDEILYGELDGLRMAFLPRHGRGHRIPPSEINFRANIDALKRAGVTDLISVSAVGSLREDLVPGTFVVVDQFIDRTFARQKSFFGNGMVAHVSMADPVCKRLGAHLMQASRDVSAKVVDGGTYLVIEGPQFSTRAESELYRQWGCDVIGMTNMPEAKLAREAEMCYASVAMVTDFDCWHLDHDEVTVDAIIKVLVANGDQARTLVKAVAPRLNRDSSSSMCRCKIALNDAVITAPGAREPLIVERLRAIAGRVLGSE from the coding sequence ATGGGACTACGACCCAGCACTCCGCAGCTGACGGGGGTTATCGGCGGAAGCGGCGTCTACGACATAGACGGGTTGACCGGAAAACTGTGGGTGAAGATTGCCTCACCCTTCGGAGAGCCGTCTGACGAGATCTTATACGGTGAACTCGACGGACTGCGGATGGCGTTCTTGCCGCGCCATGGACGCGGCCACCGCATACCGCCCTCGGAGATCAATTTCCGGGCAAACATCGACGCACTGAAGCGTGCCGGGGTCACTGATCTGATCTCCGTGAGCGCGGTTGGGTCGCTCAGGGAAGATTTGGTTCCGGGAACCTTCGTGGTGGTCGATCAGTTCATCGATCGCACTTTCGCCCGCCAGAAAAGTTTCTTCGGCAATGGCATGGTCGCGCATGTGTCCATGGCGGATCCGGTCTGCAAACGGCTGGGTGCCCATTTGATGCAAGCTTCCCGAGACGTCTCTGCGAAAGTGGTTGACGGCGGGACGTATCTCGTGATCGAGGGGCCGCAATTCTCTACGCGAGCTGAGTCGGAGTTGTACCGGCAATGGGGATGCGATGTGATCGGTATGACGAACATGCCAGAAGCAAAACTCGCGCGGGAGGCGGAAATGTGCTATGCGTCGGTGGCGATGGTGACCGACTTCGATTGCTGGCACTTGGATCATGACGAAGTTACGGTCGACGCGATCATCAAGGTTCTTGTCGCAAACGGGGACCAGGCGCGAACTCTGGTCAAGGCGGTCGCACCCAGACTTAACAGGGACTCGAGTTCGTCGATGTGCCGTTGCAAGATCGCCCTCAATGATGCGGTCATAACCGCCCCTGGTGCGAGAGAGCCGCTGATCGTTGAGCGTCTCCGCGCAATCGCCGGGCGCGTTCTGGGGAGCGAATGA
- a CDS encoding glycosyltransferase family 2 protein — translation MNDRVPGLVSIGITVYNGETDLREALESLLAQDYENIEVVILDNRSTDGTAEICREFAALDRRVRYVVDERRSDVVEGQKKVAAMARGEYFMIACDDDVYRPSYVRRMVELLEADPGVGMAYSGLGFVYPDGSVRDVNLAPKYFRSRRQSALANFAFYLLYRTPIPLMFGLVRADVHHEALLSYEMVDNRGSDHDNLYMLKLLSIARLSSTPEVLFFYRQRDRATRAPFVIPDGALMRYASRTLHQLHVSRAVAHIVAAAGFSRAQKLAMHLHNVAAFTYHVTLAHALATRWYRRLRGESYT, via the coding sequence GTGAACGACAGGGTTCCGGGACTCGTCTCCATCGGCATCACGGTGTACAACGGCGAGACGGATCTGAGAGAAGCTCTCGAATCGCTACTCGCCCAGGATTACGAGAACATCGAGGTAGTGATCCTGGACAACCGCTCGACTGACGGCACTGCTGAGATCTGTCGAGAATTCGCGGCGCTGGACCGGCGCGTCCGTTACGTCGTGGACGAGCGACGGTCAGACGTTGTTGAAGGGCAGAAGAAAGTCGCGGCGATGGCGCGCGGCGAATACTTCATGATCGCGTGTGACGACGACGTCTATCGTCCGAGCTACGTCCGGCGAATGGTGGAATTGCTGGAGGCCGACCCCGGCGTGGGGATGGCATACTCGGGACTCGGTTTCGTTTACCCCGACGGCTCCGTGCGCGACGTAAATTTGGCGCCGAAGTACTTTCGGAGTCGCCGCCAATCGGCGCTTGCAAATTTCGCTTTCTATCTCCTCTATCGCACGCCGATCCCGTTGATGTTTGGTCTCGTCAGGGCCGACGTTCATCACGAAGCTCTCCTCTCATATGAGATGGTGGACAACCGGGGCAGCGATCACGACAACCTCTACATGCTGAAGTTGCTGAGCATCGCAAGGTTGAGTAGCACTCCGGAAGTGCTGTTTTTTTACCGCCAGCGAGACCGGGCCACACGCGCTCCGTTCGTGATTCCAGATGGCGCGCTGATGCGTTACGCGTCGCGCACGCTGCATCAGCTTCACGTATCGAGAGCGGTCGCGCACATCGTCGCGGCGGCGGGTTTTAGTCGGGCGCAGAAACTGGCGATGCATCTTCACAACGTGGCGGCGTTCACCTACCACGTAACGTTGGCCCATGCTTTGGCTACGAGGTGGTATCGGCGGCTTCGCGGCGAGTCGTACACCTGA
- a CDS encoding oligosaccharide flippase family protein, whose protein sequence is MVSAASRRVVHLTSFATHGIAPEGGGGLPEPEMGVAATSGTPAGRQFAEAVTIAVGRAAAAVGQIVAVRVSTELLVPAQMAGVAEIGSVAYFCLMLVSPVGQYVIRGFGEWREEGVLKTYVRRYAAYAMGVAILAGVVGALLQSKLGIVSGFTPLMVGALLALYVVATPLNTLGTSGANLMRKRIRCAVFSNVPVWAGLLISIAVLRATSAGAAGWVAGQYLGLAISSFSFFVLWRALGRPRRSHDSTGTLSFTRRAVFAFAWPVIVTNILWWIQSQGYRFVLGKAQGATSLGLFVIGYGLAAAPIALYEGIFAQIYEPEYYGNLKGQGPEGQALAWNRYARAYLPGLVIVAVFIAAGGPFLATLLVGAQFRHAAMIVVGWAAFIEMLRAASSMQSHLGIAKVDMRIVIAPVAAGAFLAPVSVLLLSRRDPLVGTALGLLTAAVAVMVIVFVISRRALPIRWPLRRCLEAAFAAAPMALALYAASREWRSPSAFRALIVVVASGAYTLAVIGFFYLFRERRLMTGRVLV, encoded by the coding sequence GTGGTATCGGCGGCTTCGCGGCGAGTCGTACACCTGACCTCGTTCGCGACTCACGGGATCGCGCCGGAGGGCGGTGGCGGGCTCCCCGAACCGGAGATGGGAGTCGCGGCCACCAGCGGCACTCCCGCCGGCCGCCAGTTTGCGGAAGCCGTCACGATCGCGGTCGGACGTGCGGCCGCCGCAGTCGGGCAAATCGTCGCTGTCCGGGTTTCGACCGAGCTGCTCGTCCCGGCGCAGATGGCAGGAGTCGCGGAAATCGGGAGCGTCGCCTACTTCTGCCTGATGCTCGTCTCGCCGGTCGGGCAGTACGTGATCCGCGGTTTCGGCGAGTGGCGCGAAGAGGGCGTTCTCAAGACCTACGTCCGGCGGTATGCCGCTTACGCGATGGGCGTTGCAATCCTTGCCGGCGTCGTCGGTGCGCTGTTGCAAAGCAAGCTCGGGATCGTAAGCGGGTTCACTCCGCTGATGGTGGGCGCATTACTCGCCCTTTATGTCGTCGCGACGCCGCTCAACACGCTAGGCACCAGCGGGGCGAACCTGATGCGCAAGCGGATCCGCTGCGCGGTGTTCTCGAACGTGCCGGTATGGGCCGGACTCCTGATATCGATCGCCGTGCTGCGCGCGACGAGCGCGGGCGCAGCCGGTTGGGTAGCCGGCCAGTACCTGGGGTTGGCCATTTCGTCGTTCTCATTCTTCGTACTGTGGCGTGCGCTCGGAAGACCGAGAAGAAGCCACGATTCGACCGGAACGCTATCCTTCACGCGCCGCGCGGTATTCGCTTTCGCGTGGCCGGTGATCGTTACGAACATTCTCTGGTGGATCCAGTCGCAAGGCTATCGGTTTGTGCTCGGCAAGGCGCAGGGTGCGACGAGCCTCGGTCTTTTCGTCATCGGTTACGGGCTCGCCGCCGCGCCGATCGCGCTGTACGAGGGAATCTTTGCGCAGATCTACGAGCCGGAATACTACGGCAACCTCAAGGGGCAGGGGCCTGAAGGGCAGGCGCTCGCGTGGAACCGGTACGCCCGCGCTTACCTTCCTGGGTTAGTGATCGTGGCTGTTTTCATTGCCGCCGGCGGTCCTTTTCTAGCCACGCTGCTGGTCGGCGCGCAATTCAGACACGCGGCAATGATCGTAGTCGGATGGGCGGCGTTCATCGAGATGTTGCGGGCTGCTTCATCAATGCAAAGCCATCTCGGCATCGCCAAGGTGGACATGCGGATCGTCATCGCGCCGGTCGCGGCGGGCGCTTTCCTCGCTCCCGTATCGGTCTTGCTTCTCTCGCGTCGCGATCCTCTCGTCGGAACCGCTCTCGGACTTCTCACCGCGGCGGTCGCGGTGATGGTGATCGTTTTCGTAATCAGCCGCCGAGCGCTCCCGATTCGCTGGCCGCTCCGCCGCTGTCTCGAAGCCGCGTTCGCCGCAGCGCCAATGGCACTCGCGCTCTACGCCGCGTCACGCGAATGGCGGTCGCCATCAGCGTTTCGAGCTCTGATCGTAGTAGTCGCCAGCGGCGCGTACACACTTGCCGTCATCGGCTTTTTCTACCTGTTCCGCGAGCGCAGACTGATGACGGGGCGCGTGCTCGTGTGA